In Candidatus Nitrosotalea sinensis, the sequence TTCTCTTAAATGACCAAGTTCCAAGCATGCCAAGGACAATTGTATATGCAATCAATATTGACATGTCAAGGCCAAGAGGCCTATTGCCAATTCCTAAGATGATATTTCTCATAGCATCAACACTGTATGTTGCAGGATCGATTGTAGTAAGGATGGACAGCCAGGGAGGAATCTTGTCAAGCGGAAACAAGGCCCCACTAAGGAAAAAGAGCGGGAATACTACGAAACTTACAATCATTTGAAATCCTTCAAGACTTGACATGTAGCTTCCTATTGCAAGTCCAAGCGATGTCAATGCAAATGCTAAAAGCAAAATCACTGCAATGGTTTCAATAAATCCAAGTGGGGTAAAGTGCACTCCAATTGCTAATCCTACTGCCAAAAGAATTCCGGTTTGAATCAGTGAGGTTGTCATGCCTCCAAGTACTTTTCCTGTAAAGATGCTTCCCCTTGAAACTGGTGCTACCATGACGCTTTTTAGAAAATCAAATTTTCTGTCCCATATTATGTAAGAGCCAAAAAATACTGCAGAAAATATTACTGACATGCAGAGTATTCCTGGGAATAGGAATTGCTGGTATTCAATAGATGAGGTGGCAGTCAAGGAGACAGAAGAGCCAAAACCGTTCCCAATTACAAATAGCCAAAGAAGTGGTGTAAAGGTAGATGCAACAAGTCTGCTTTTTTCACGCAAAAAGACCTTGAATTCTCTTAGCCATAAGGCATAGAGTCTTCCACAGTATGTTCTAATTTCTATTGTATTGGGCATATCTTTCCATGAAACCTCCTTCTGCTTGTTGTTCTTTGATTGATCTTCCAGTTAATTTGAGAAAAACATCATTTAATGTGGGACTGGAATATTCCACGTATTCTGCTTCTACTATCTTTAAAATTTCAGGTATATTCTTCTTGGCATCGTCTACTTGCAATATTATTTGATTATCTTTAGATTCTATCTTGCGAACAAATTCAAGATTTTGCAATCTTGATGTATCGACATGTTTTTTTGTTTGCAGTTTGATGATATCGCCACTTAGTTGTGATTTAAGCTCAGACGGAGTACCTAGTGCAATTATTTTTCCCTTGTCTATTATGCCAATTCTGTTGCATAAAAGATCTGCCTCTTCCATGTAATGTGTAGTCAAGATTATTGACATTTCTTTTTCTTTAACGAGTTTTTGGATGTATTCCCCATTGTTTCTCTGCTTGATGGGTCAAGGCCCAACGTTGGCTCGTCAAGGAAAAGAACTTTGGGATTGTGAATGAGTCCTCTTGCAATTTCCAGTCTCCTGCGCATACCTCCGGAATATTTCTTGACCTGATCATTTTTTCTTTCAGTAAGGCCTACCAGCTCCAAGGCATCACTGATTCTTTTTTCTCTAATATCTGGAGAAATGCCGTAAAGATACGCATGTATCTTTAGGTTCTCATAACCTGTTAACAAGTCGTCACTGCTTGGAACTTGAAATACTATTCCTATGCTTGCTCTGACTTTGGATGACTCTTTTGTTATGTCGAAGCCGTTTACTATTGCATTTCCTGAAGTTGGCTTGAGAAGTGTGGCAAGCATGTGAATCAAAGTGGTCTTACCGGCACCATTTGGCCCTAGCAGGCCAAAGATCTCGTTGTCCTGTATCTCCAAAGTTAGATTATCAACGGCAGTTAATTTTTCGTAAATCTTGGATAATTTGTTAATCTTGATCAAGTGTACCTTGTCCTTGTTATGACTGCCATATTATGCTTAGATTATGCCTATTTGATGTCATAATTTTCAGATGTGAAATTAAGATCTAATTTTAAATAAATAGGATGCAATTTACCATTGATGAAAGTAAAAACAATTCTTGTTCCACTTGACGGCTCTGAAAATTCACTAAAATCATTGAAATACGCGCTTGATTTGGCATCTCAGCTAGGCGCAGAAGTTGTTAGTTTACACGTAGTCACAGACATGAGTCTGTTTACAGCGGTTCACCCAATTGTGATTGCTGAAAACAAATGGCCTGCATATGTAAGGGATCTAGTAAAAGATGCGCAAAAGATTGCAAGCAAGAGCAAGGTAGGTTATCATGAGATAGTGATTGGCGGCAAATCTGCTGGATATGATATAGTTACTTTTGCAAACAGCAAGAGTAACTCTATAGATGTGGTAGTAATTGGGCATAGGGGTCTTGGCTATCCAAAAGAAGTAATTCCTGGAAGTACTACCAACTTTATCATACACAAGTCCAAGGTTCCTGTACTGTTGGTTGCCTAGGATTAGATTTGATTTGTATCTGTTTTAGTTGTTGATCTGGTTACTGTGTGTTGCGTTGCTAGTCCAGGATGATGATATGATATGCAAAATGTTTGAAAATTAAATTTACGTAAAATGTTCTAATTGTTGGTCGGTCTAGTCTTTTCTTTCATCAGGAGATTCAATATCAAATTCAAGTTCTTTGGCAAGTCCTTTCCACCATGTTAATCTCTCTTCCAATGCTACTCCCCTTTTGATACATTAAACTACGCCTTTATAGATCTGTCGGTTCTCTGATCATTGACTAATTTTTCAAACCTGATCGTGTTTTGTTATTTTGATGTGATCAAGAAAAATATCATTTAGAAAATAAAATTCTAAAATAATGAAAAAAGAGAGTTGGCTTAGAGATCTAGGCCAAAAGAGTCTGCAAGACTCTGGAATCTCTCATATGTTTCCAGATATTGCTTACCTTTTGTAGTTATGACAAATGTGTTCTTGCCGTCAAATTCTATTCTGTTCATTAGGCCAGCACCAGTTAGGTTGTCTATGAACTTGGATAGTCTTGAATGTGATAAGTTTGCCTTGGTTAGAAGTGATGTTACGTTAATGCCGTTCATTCCGCTTTCTTCTGTCACAGTAAGCAAATCTCTTACTATTTGCATGCTTGTTCTATATGCTACCATTGTTGTCACAAAGTATATCAACTGGTGATATAAGGGTATTACTCCTTTATCTTGCTTGGAAAATACGTCAAGCGATCTTTTCTTTGGTATGAGAGGAGATTTATCCCTTTTTCACGTGTAGGAAACATTGGATTTTGCTTGTGTAAAAGAATGCTCCAAGTGTTGCATTGAGCGGGAGTACTATCCGTCTGTAGAGTTTGGCAAGATAGGGGTGCTACTCTTACCTGAGGAGAAAAAACAGATAGAGTCTATTGCGGAAGAAAATGACATCAAGGTTACCATTCTGCCAAGAATCGGGGTTTCAGATGATATTTCAGGACCAAAGACAGTACTTGCATACCAACTCATGGGCACAGATGCTGATGGAAATACATGTCCATTTCTTGATGTGACATCTGAGAAGAGATCTCCACATGGTGGATACACTTGCAAGATATACGACACTAGACCCCTTGCCTGTAGGGCATATCCTGTAATCCAGTCATCTCCAATCACACTGGATCCAAAATGCAAGTTTTGTCAGGATTGCGGGACTCCATCTGGAAATGTTGATTCTGAGCTTGAATCGCTAGTCAAGATACAGAAAAAGATGGAAACAGGTGCTAAATGCATCTGGAGGTATGCAACAGGAATTGGCGAGTCTAAAGACAAAGATCTGATTAAAACTGGTTGGTATCTAGTTTGACTTGTTTACCCTTTCATGGGTGCCTGGATAATGTTCTGCAATCTTTTTTGAGTAACATTTGCTGCACAACAAACCGCTCATGTTCCATGACTCCATTGGTACATAGACATGATCAAGAGGGCCTTTGCAAAGAGTACATTGTTGTGCTTCTACCATGTATGTAAAACTCGATCAACTTCGTTATAAAAATCATATTCGTTAAAACCATTCCAATAAAACGTATGTTAAATACTGGTAGAATATAGGATAAAAACAGCGGTAGGTAGATGGCTAATGTGGACCTCCTGCAAGAGAACCTATAGTCATCTTCTGCCGCAAATAATTTCTAAAAAAGATCGTGCACTAGTTTTTGGATACTGGTTATCTCTTCTTCCTCTTGCTTTATCTTCTTCTCAATTACACGAACCATTGAATCCTGCCACACATGATGAGAAAAGAAATTGTGGTATGTGTTTGCAGCAGTCATCTCATCATCTACAACCGTATCCTCAAGGAATTTGGTTACAATCGTGTCTGTCAATTTGAGGATACGTTGGTTAAGCTTGA encodes:
- a CDS encoding winged helix-turn-helix domain-containing protein; amino-acid sequence: MQIVRDLLTVTEESGMNGINVTSLLTKANLSHSRLSKFIDNLTGAGLMNRIEFDGKNTFVITTKGKQYLETYERFQSLADSFGLDL
- a CDS encoding YkgJ family cysteine cluster protein — encoded protein: MDFACVKECSKCCIEREYYPSVEFGKIGVLLLPEEKKQIESIAEENDIKVTILPRIGVSDDISGPKTVLAYQLMGTDADGNTCPFLDVTSEKRSPHGGYTCKIYDTRPLACRAYPVIQSSPITLDPKCKFCQDCGTPSGNVDSELESLVKIQKKMETGAKCIWRYATGIGESKDKDLIKTGWYLV
- a CDS encoding ATP-binding cassette domain-containing protein → MIKINKLSKIYEKLTAVDNLTLEIQDNEIFGLLGPNGAGKTTLIHMLATLLKPTSGNAIVNGFDITKESSKVRASIGIVFQVPSSDDLLTGYENLKIHAYLYGISPDIREKRISDALELVGLTERKNDQVKKYSGGMRRRLEIARGLIHNPKVLFLDEPTLGLDPSSRETMGNTSKNSLKKKKCQ
- a CDS encoding ATP-binding protein DrrA1-3 family domain-containing protein produces the protein MSIILTTHYMEEADLLCNRIGIIDKGKIIALGTPSELKSQLSGDIIKLQTKKHVDTSRLQNLEFVRKIESKDNQIILQVDDAKKNIPEILKIVEAEYVEYSSPTLNDVFLKLTGRSIKEQQAEGGFMERYAQYNRN
- a CDS encoding ABC transporter permease, whose product is MPNTIEIRTYCGRLYALWLREFKVFLREKSRLVASTFTPLLWLFVIGNGFGSSVSLTATSSIEYQQFLFPGILCMSVIFSAVFFGSYIIWDRKFDFLKSVMVAPVSRGSIFTGKVLGGMTTSLIQTGILLAVGLAIGVHFTPLGFIETIAVILLLAFALTSLGLAIGSYMSSLEGFQMIVSFVVFPLFFLSGALFPLDKIPPWLSILTTIDPATYSVDAMRNIILGIGNRPLGLDMSILIAYTIVLGMLGTWSFKRMKAI
- a CDS encoding universal stress protein, whose product is MKVKTILVPLDGSENSLKSLKYALDLASQLGAEVVSLHVVTDMSLFTAVHPIVIAENKWPAYVRDLVKDAQKIASKSKVGYHEIVIGGKSAGYDIVTFANSKSNSIDVVVIGHRGLGYPKEVIPGSTTNFIIHKSKVPVLLVA